One Streptomyces sp. ML-6 genomic region harbors:
- a CDS encoding DUF2243 domain-containing protein, with amino-acid sequence MATTTGEARADMAQPASLQLPGIVLGVGMGGFLDGILLHQLLRWHHMLSSTNEDRIGVKYYNPHTVPGLEMNTLWDGIFHTVCWLAVLLGLAILYSRVTHNRLLVWKSRVLWGWMLVGWGLFNLVEGVLDHHILGIHHVYAGDGQVWWDIGFLVLGALLVTGGYLLQRSGRPFDPDATAERYEGRPT; translated from the coding sequence ATGGCCACCACGACAGGCGAGGCCCGGGCCGACATGGCACAACCGGCAAGCCTCCAGTTGCCGGGCATCGTGCTCGGGGTGGGAATGGGCGGCTTCCTCGATGGCATCCTGCTCCACCAGCTCCTGCGATGGCACCACATGCTCTCCAGTACCAACGAGGACCGCATCGGGGTGAAGTACTACAACCCCCATACTGTCCCCGGCCTGGAAATGAACACCCTCTGGGACGGCATCTTCCACACCGTGTGCTGGCTCGCGGTCCTTCTCGGACTCGCCATCCTGTACTCGCGGGTGACCCACAACCGGCTGCTGGTGTGGAAGTCCCGGGTGCTGTGGGGATGGATGCTCGTCGGCTGGGGCCTGTTCAACCTCGTCGAGGGCGTCCTGGACCACCACATCCTGGGCATCCACCACGTCTACGCCGGAGACGGCCAGGTCTGGTGGGACATCGGCTTCCTCGTCCTGGGCGCCCTGCTGGTGACCGGTGGCTACCTGCTCCAGCGCAGCGGCCGGCCCTTCGACCCGGACGCCACCGCCGAGCGGTACGAGGGCCGGCCCACCTGA
- a CDS encoding BTAD domain-containing putative transcriptional regulator → MVTRFGILGTIEVRRHGSPVDVGHAMQRRVLGALLVDADQGLSADTLVERVWGDTEPGYGRRTLYGYLSRLRHALAADGTAITRERGGGYRLVVEPSAVDAHRFRELSDRARRAGDDGQSEALWREALALWRDSAFAGVDTPWFNAQRHLLDGERLAAQLELADVRLRLGQHDGMVSELADRVRSYPLDERVTGQLILALYRCGRQAEALEVYERARRRLAHELGVDPGAALRRLHKRILAGDPEPAEPRSATPTAITQPAGKNGPAVGPPMVRQLVPRLLPAGPSLFVGREGEVDEARRLLGAEQPGPSMLLVTGAAGVGKTAFAVRTGHLLAARFPDGQLHADLRGFGDEPAEPYTVLGTFLRALGISGGAVPAELTDRVHLYRTLLAGQRTLVVLDNAAGVQQVSDLLPSGVGCAAIITSRTTMAELCCRRLPLGVLDSGTGLDLLREMLGRDRTDAESGPARAIVDTCGGLPLAVWVAGARLAARPGWPLAKVARALADEQRKLDELAVGHIAVRASLELTYQQMTAATQHALRMIALLPGPSFAAWALAALLDAGLAEAEAVLDDLVEVHLVQIGPTDTSGIRYQLHDLIRLFGRERAEQDVPERDREAALTRLLSASLHLADRAADALSVDFQGISQLDLATWQPPAAESAQLLADPLAWFTDERRFLIDVAEQALDGARNVAPAAGLATALTTLFQVGSHFDDWERLQNRALEAALSSGDHHSAAKVHRCLGELTTILDRYPEALDHFEQALQHAEGQAPTYRAGATAGLAYVHRLLGQYSSAVHHFEEAARLAESTGNVNCLVYATNGLGVIDLEQGRVEAAVERFTKCLRVSRGAGYRPGEAQALRCLGQSHRALGAHSAAADAYRRAAAISEDLGDRLSATHATCWLGDVMVRQGEHREGRRLLARSLWTYREFGNLWGEAATLYALAEAHLAVGRPASARRRAEAAVGLWRQIGSSRWLAVGLDTLGAAHTMAGDHSAAACARKEADEVRKA, encoded by the coding sequence ATGGTCACGCGCTTCGGGATCCTCGGGACCATCGAGGTACGGCGGCACGGGAGCCCCGTCGACGTGGGGCACGCGATGCAGCGGCGGGTGCTGGGGGCGCTGCTCGTCGACGCGGATCAAGGGCTGTCCGCCGACACGCTGGTGGAACGGGTATGGGGGGACACCGAGCCGGGGTACGGCCGCCGGACGCTGTACGGATACCTTTCCCGACTGCGGCACGCGCTGGCGGCCGACGGCACGGCCATCACCCGGGAGCGGGGCGGCGGCTACCGGCTCGTGGTCGAGCCCTCGGCGGTGGACGCCCACCGCTTCCGCGAACTGTCGGACCGGGCGCGGAGGGCAGGTGATGACGGGCAGTCGGAGGCGTTGTGGCGGGAGGCGCTGGCGCTGTGGCGGGACAGCGCTTTCGCCGGGGTGGACACCCCGTGGTTCAACGCGCAGAGGCATCTCCTCGACGGCGAGCGGCTGGCCGCCCAGCTGGAGCTGGCCGATGTGCGGCTGCGCCTGGGACAGCACGACGGGATGGTGAGCGAACTGGCCGACCGGGTGCGGTCGTATCCACTCGACGAGCGGGTGACCGGGCAACTGATCCTGGCCCTCTACCGGTGCGGGCGCCAGGCCGAGGCGCTGGAGGTGTACGAGCGCGCTCGGCGGCGGCTCGCCCACGAACTGGGTGTCGACCCCGGCGCGGCGTTGCGGCGATTGCACAAACGGATCCTTGCCGGCGATCCCGAACCGGCCGAGCCCCGCTCCGCCACACCCACCGCCATCACACAACCGGCCGGCAAGAACGGCCCGGCGGTCGGCCCGCCCATGGTGCGCCAACTGGTACCCCGGCTTCTCCCGGCGGGCCCGTCACTCTTCGTCGGCCGGGAGGGCGAGGTGGACGAGGCCCGGCGGCTGCTCGGCGCGGAGCAGCCCGGTCCGTCGATGCTCCTGGTCACGGGCGCCGCCGGAGTGGGCAAGACCGCCTTCGCCGTACGGACCGGGCATCTGCTCGCCGCGCGCTTCCCGGACGGCCAGCTCCACGCGGATCTGCGGGGCTTCGGCGACGAACCGGCCGAGCCGTACACGGTGCTCGGCACCTTCCTCCGCGCGCTCGGCATCTCCGGCGGTGCTGTGCCTGCGGAGCTGACGGACCGGGTCCATCTCTACCGCACCCTGCTGGCCGGGCAGCGGACGCTGGTCGTCCTGGACAACGCCGCAGGTGTCCAGCAGGTGAGCGACCTCCTGCCCAGCGGGGTGGGCTGTGCCGCCATCATCACCAGCCGGACGACCATGGCGGAACTGTGCTGCCGCAGGCTCCCCCTGGGCGTGCTGGACTCCGGGACGGGACTTGACCTGCTGCGGGAGATGCTCGGCCGGGACCGGACCGACGCGGAGTCCGGACCGGCCCGCGCCATCGTGGACACCTGCGGCGGACTTCCGCTGGCGGTATGGGTCGCGGGTGCGCGTCTGGCTGCCCGGCCGGGCTGGCCCCTGGCCAAGGTGGCGCGCGCTCTCGCCGACGAGCAGCGCAAGCTCGACGAGCTGGCCGTCGGCCATATCGCCGTACGGGCCAGTCTCGAACTCACCTATCAGCAGATGACCGCGGCGACGCAGCACGCCCTGCGGATGATCGCCCTGCTGCCCGGACCGAGCTTCGCCGCCTGGGCGCTTGCCGCGCTGCTGGACGCGGGGCTGGCCGAGGCGGAGGCCGTCCTCGACGACCTGGTCGAAGTGCATCTCGTACAGATCGGGCCGACGGACACCTCCGGCATTCGCTATCAACTGCACGACTTGATAAGGCTGTTCGGCAGGGAGCGGGCCGAGCAGGATGTCCCCGAACGGGATCGCGAGGCCGCGCTCACCCGGCTGCTCAGTGCAAGCCTGCACCTCGCCGACCGGGCCGCGGACGCCCTCAGTGTCGACTTCCAGGGCATTTCACAGCTGGACCTGGCTACCTGGCAGCCGCCCGCGGCCGAATCCGCCCAGTTGCTCGCCGACCCGCTGGCCTGGTTCACCGACGAACGCCGGTTCCTCATCGACGTGGCGGAGCAGGCGCTCGACGGAGCGCGGAATGTCGCACCCGCTGCCGGACTGGCCACCGCCCTCACGACCCTCTTCCAGGTCGGCAGCCACTTCGACGACTGGGAGAGGCTCCAGAACCGGGCCCTCGAAGCGGCCCTGAGCAGCGGCGACCACCACAGCGCCGCGAAGGTCCACCGCTGCCTCGGCGAACTCACCACCATCCTCGACCGCTACCCGGAAGCACTGGACCACTTCGAGCAGGCCCTGCAGCATGCCGAGGGACAGGCACCCACGTACCGGGCCGGTGCCACGGCGGGACTCGCCTATGTGCACCGGCTCCTCGGGCAGTACTCCTCCGCCGTGCACCATTTCGAGGAGGCCGCCCGGCTCGCCGAATCGACCGGCAACGTCAACTGCCTCGTCTACGCGACGAACGGCCTCGGCGTTATCGACCTGGAGCAGGGCCGGGTCGAGGCCGCCGTCGAACGGTTCACGAAGTGCCTGCGGGTCAGCCGGGGCGCGGGCTACCGGCCGGGGGAGGCCCAGGCCCTGCGATGTCTGGGTCAGAGCCATCGGGCACTCGGCGCCCACTCGGCCGCCGCCGACGCCTACCGGCGGGCCGCCGCGATCAGTGAGGACCTCGGCGACCGGCTCAGCGCCACACACGCCACCTGCTGGCTCGGGGACGTCATGGTCCGGCAGGGCGAGCACCGGGAAGGACGCCGCCTGCTGGCCCGGAGCCTGTGGACCTACCGGGAGTTCGGCAACCTCTGGGGCGAGGCCGCGACGCTGTACGCCCTCGCCGAGGCCCACCTCGCGGTGGGCCGTCCGGCCTCCGCCCGCAGACGCGCCGAGGCCGCCGTCGGGCTCTGGCGGCAGATCGGCTCCAGCAGGTGGCTGGCCGTCGGCCTCGACACTCTGGGCGCGGCACACACCATGGCCGGTGACCATTCGGCCGCGGCCTGCGCCCGCAAGGAGGCGGACGAGGTGCGGAAGGCTTGA
- a CDS encoding transposase yields the protein MAAPREYPDELRERAVREVRTTGRPIAHVAKDLGIHQEALCGWSARPRPTAASATTG from the coding sequence ATGGCAGCCCCCCGTGAATACCCGGACGAGCTCCGCGAGCGTGCGGTCCGCGAGGTCCGCACCACCGGCCGCCCGATCGCCCACGTCGCCAAGGACCTCGGCATCCACCAGGAGGCCCTGTGCGGCTGGTCCGCCAGGCCGAGGCCGACCGCGGCGAGTGCGACGACCGGCTGA
- a CDS encoding EF-hand domain-containing protein, translating to MTQTERNRFQAMFRKIDVDGDGVIDQVDIDQLVQGALAGTTAHPGSPEWRRVTDLGNKLWHMLQKDADTDGDGRVTAREFVASYRRPDFRDQVAIPFELALLETADSDNDGRISLGEWLTWQQAKGLSQMESLNEFQQVDADGDGFLTREECAQHVKQSYAAQ from the coding sequence GTGACTCAGACGGAACGCAACCGTTTCCAGGCGATGTTCAGGAAGATCGACGTCGACGGCGACGGTGTGATCGACCAGGTCGACATCGACCAGCTGGTCCAGGGCGCGCTGGCAGGGACCACGGCCCATCCCGGTTCCCCGGAATGGCGGCGGGTGACTGACCTGGGCAACAAGCTGTGGCACATGCTGCAGAAGGACGCGGACACGGACGGGGACGGCCGGGTCACCGCGCGGGAGTTCGTCGCCTCGTACCGCCGTCCGGACTTCCGCGACCAGGTTGCCATCCCCTTCGAACTGGCCCTTCTGGAGACAGCCGACAGCGACAACGATGGCAGGATCTCACTGGGGGAATGGCTGACCTGGCAGCAGGCCAAGGGGCTGTCCCAGATGGAATCCCTCAACGAGTTCCAGCAGGTCGACGCCGACGGGGACGGCTTCCTCACCCGCGAGGAGTGCGCCCAGCACGTCAAGCAGTCCTACGCAGCCCAGTAG
- a CDS encoding GntR family transcriptional regulator, with the protein MTTNGISVNVNQASPVPPYEQLRAQLADLISVGRLNHGDRLPSVRQLASDLGLANNTVVRAYRELETAGLVKSRRGSGTQVVAPAATTDIKVKLAEHARSYAAAARQLNATDEEALAAIRQALAHHDMP; encoded by the coding sequence ATGACGACAAACGGCATCAGCGTCAACGTCAACCAGGCTTCGCCTGTCCCGCCGTACGAGCAACTCCGCGCACAACTAGCAGATTTGATCTCCGTCGGTCGCCTGAATCACGGGGACAGACTGCCGTCCGTGCGCCAGCTCGCCTCCGACCTCGGGCTGGCCAACAACACCGTGGTGCGGGCATACCGCGAGCTGGAGACCGCCGGCCTGGTCAAGAGCCGCCGCGGCTCCGGCACTCAGGTCGTCGCTCCTGCGGCCACTACCGACATCAAGGTGAAACTCGCGGAACACGCGCGCAGTTACGCGGCCGCGGCCAGACAGCTCAACGCCACTGACGAGGAAGCCCTCGCGGCGATCCGACAGGCTCTCGCACACCACGATATGCCGTGA
- a CDS encoding IS30 family transposase, which produces MAALTGRSPMKSPGAPALRREVERQFWREIAKGLLPEEAAAAVGVSQAAGGRWFRHGGGMPPMDLAPQSGRHLSFHEREEIAILKAQGIGVRETARRLGRDPSTVSRELRRNAATRGGRLDYRASVAQWKADLVARRPKTAQPAANDRLREYVQERLSGQISRPDGTMPGPQGPQWKGRNKPHRGDRRWVMAWSPEQIANRLKVDFPDDESMRISHEAIYQALFIEGRGALKRELVACLRTGRALRVPRARSKQKAWAHVTPEVLISERPAEADDRAVPGHWEGDLLIGLERSAIGTLVERTTLFTALVHLPREDGYGTVPRTKNGPPLAGYGAVTMKNALTATVGTLPEQLWRSLTWDRGKELSAHAQFTIETGIPVYFADPHSPWQRGTNENTNGLLRQYFPKGTDLSRWAAEDVEAVAATLNSRPRKSLGWKTPAEALNDHLLSMK; this is translated from the coding sequence ATGGCGGCGTTGACCGGGCGGTCGCCGATGAAGTCACCGGGTGCGCCGGCGCTTCGGCGGGAAGTGGAACGTCAGTTCTGGCGGGAGATCGCGAAGGGACTGCTCCCGGAGGAGGCGGCAGCTGCGGTCGGCGTATCCCAGGCGGCGGGGGGAAGATGGTTCCGCCACGGTGGCGGCATGCCACCAATGGATCTTGCCCCGCAGTCCGGCCGGCACCTGTCCTTCCACGAGCGTGAAGAGATCGCGATCCTCAAAGCGCAGGGCATCGGTGTCCGGGAGACCGCGCGACGTCTCGGTCGCGATCCGTCGACGGTGTCCCGGGAACTGCGGCGCAATGCCGCAACGCGTGGCGGCCGGCTCGACTACCGGGCTTCTGTCGCCCAGTGGAAGGCCGACCTGGTGGCCCGGCGCCCGAAGACAGCGCAACCGGCCGCGAACGACCGGTTGCGGGAGTACGTGCAGGAAAGGCTTTCCGGCCAGATCAGCCGCCCCGACGGGACGATGCCGGGGCCGCAGGGCCCGCAGTGGAAGGGCAGGAACAAGCCGCACCGTGGCGACCGCCGGTGGGTCATGGCGTGGAGTCCGGAGCAGATCGCGAACCGGCTGAAGGTCGACTTCCCCGATGATGAGTCCATGCGGATCAGCCATGAGGCGATTTACCAGGCCCTGTTCATCGAGGGCCGTGGAGCGCTCAAGCGCGAGCTCGTCGCCTGCCTGCGCACCGGCAGGGCCCTTCGGGTGCCCCGAGCCCGGTCCAAACAGAAGGCGTGGGCTCACGTCACACCCGAGGTGCTGATCAGCGAACGGCCGGCCGAGGCCGACGACCGGGCCGTCCCGGGGCACTGGGAGGGCGATCTTCTGATCGGACTGGAAAGATCGGCGATCGGCACGCTGGTCGAGCGCACCACCCTCTTCACGGCGCTCGTCCACCTGCCCCGCGAGGACGGCTACGGCACGGTTCCCCGGACCAAGAACGGGCCGCCGCTGGCCGGCTACGGGGCGGTGACGATGAAGAACGCGCTGACGGCGACGGTCGGCACCCTGCCCGAGCAACTATGGAGATCGCTGACCTGGGACCGCGGCAAGGAACTGTCGGCACACGCCCAGTTCACGATCGAGACCGGCATCCCGGTCTACTTCGCCGACCCGCACAGCCCCTGGCAGCGCGGCACCAACGAGAACACGAACGGCCTGCTGCGCCAGTACTTCCCGAAGGGAACCGACCTTTCTCGATGGGCGGCTGAGGATGTCGAGGCGGTCGCTGCCACGCTCAACAGTCGGCCCCGGAAGAGCCTCGGTTGGAAGACACCCGCCGAAGCCCTCAACGACCATCTACTATCGATGAAATAA